Proteins encoded together in one Variovorax paradoxus window:
- a CDS encoding NAD(P)/FAD-dependent oxidoreductase, translating to MTHLALEHCDLLIVGAGPAGMAAAVAAAPSGASIVVIDDNPAPGGQIWRDGPGATLPPIARKWREALERHANIRVCSGTRVIAAPAPDELLLEDAVRGWRMQWKKLILCTGARELLLPFPGWTLPGVTGAGGLQALIKAGLPVEGERIVVAGSGPLLLAAAATARAAGAKVLRIAEQASLAAVAGFAVNLLRWPSKAAQALTLGDARYRTSSRIVSVEGDGQVESVRLRQGGREAQIECDRVACGFGLTPNTQLGQILGCALVPADTGARALAVDALQRTSLPGVYAAGECTGFGGSERALAQGTIAGYAAVGNERAATQHEHDRARWNAFAAQLNRSFALSAEIRQMPQPDTLVCRCEDVPFSALAGCSGWTDAKLHRRCGMGACQGRVCGDAAQFLFGWTPPIPRPPLSPARIATLAGLAVHGNDVDRQ from the coding sequence ATGACCCACTTGGCGCTGGAGCATTGCGATCTGCTGATCGTCGGCGCGGGCCCTGCGGGCATGGCCGCAGCGGTAGCGGCCGCGCCCAGCGGCGCATCGATCGTCGTCATAGACGACAACCCCGCACCCGGCGGCCAGATCTGGCGCGATGGTCCAGGCGCAACATTGCCGCCCATCGCACGCAAGTGGCGTGAAGCACTCGAGCGCCACGCCAACATTCGCGTGTGCAGCGGGACGCGCGTGATCGCTGCGCCCGCACCCGACGAGCTGCTGCTCGAAGACGCGGTGCGCGGCTGGCGCATGCAGTGGAAGAAGTTGATCCTGTGCACCGGCGCGCGCGAGCTGCTGCTGCCTTTTCCGGGATGGACGCTGCCCGGCGTCACTGGCGCGGGCGGCTTGCAGGCGCTCATCAAGGCGGGCTTGCCCGTCGAAGGCGAACGCATCGTCGTTGCGGGCAGCGGGCCTTTGCTGCTTGCAGCCGCGGCCACTGCGCGCGCCGCGGGCGCAAAGGTCTTGCGCATCGCCGAGCAGGCCTCGCTTGCTGCGGTGGCCGGCTTTGCCGTCAATCTGCTGCGCTGGCCAAGCAAGGCCGCCCAGGCTTTGACGCTGGGCGATGCGCGGTATCGCACTTCGTCGCGCATCGTCTCCGTTGAGGGCGATGGCCAAGTGGAATCGGTCCGGCTCCGTCAGGGCGGGCGCGAGGCGCAGATCGAATGCGATCGGGTGGCGTGCGGCTTTGGCCTCACACCCAACACGCAGCTCGGCCAGATACTCGGCTGCGCCCTTGTGCCTGCAGACACGGGCGCGCGGGCGCTCGCGGTCGATGCCTTGCAGCGCACCAGCCTGCCCGGCGTCTATGCGGCCGGCGAATGCACCGGCTTCGGCGGCAGCGAGCGCGCCCTTGCGCAGGGCACCATTGCAGGCTACGCAGCAGTCGGCAATGAACGAGCCGCAACGCAGCATGAACATGATCGCGCCCGATGGAACGCCTTTGCCGCGCAGCTGAACCGCAGCTTTGCGCTGTCCGCCGAGATTCGCCAGATGCCGCAGCCCGACACCCTGGTGTGCCGCTGCGAAGACGTGCCGTTTTCCGCGCTTGCCGGCTGCAGCGGCTGGACAGATGCCAAGCTGCATCGCCGCTGCGGCATGGGCGCTTGCCAAGGCCGCGTGTGCGGCGATGCGGCCCAGTTCCTCTTCGGCTGGACCCCGCCCATCCCCCGGCCGCCGCTCTCGCCGGCGCGCATTGCAACCCTGGCAGGCCTTGCGGTCCACGGCAACGATGTGGACCGACAATGA
- a CDS encoding fatty acid desaturase family protein yields the protein MAVAPRAQPEDFFTAEEWRSLTSRSSWKGLWLVAHCWGVIGTAMLAGVVWPWAVPFMVPIVGARQLGLFILMHDAAHAGLHRNRKVNDWVAYWLCSSTLRDYRPYHLQHHRFVQQTEDPDLVLSAPFPISRASMWRKVVRDLSGQTFYKQRFGHIAEGIRSRAPGESVLKVFGNELAKDRRFLIGNGLGFLAFALAGFWWAWLLMWLLPMATWLPLVSRVRNIAEHALVAQNEADPLRQARTTHAGWLERTLVAPYWVNYHCEHHMFTSLPCWSLPKAHRLLRQRGATARMEVQPGYLSLLKRAASVRPA from the coding sequence ATGGCCGTCGCACCCCGCGCGCAACCCGAAGACTTCTTCACCGCCGAAGAGTGGCGGTCGCTCACCAGCCGTTCGTCATGGAAGGGCCTGTGGCTGGTTGCGCATTGCTGGGGCGTGATCGGCACGGCGATGCTCGCGGGTGTCGTGTGGCCCTGGGCCGTGCCGTTCATGGTGCCTATCGTCGGCGCGCGGCAGTTGGGGCTCTTCATCCTCATGCACGACGCCGCGCACGCGGGCTTGCACCGCAACCGCAAGGTCAACGACTGGGTGGCGTACTGGCTGTGCTCGTCCACGCTGCGCGACTACCGGCCGTATCACCTGCAGCACCACCGCTTCGTGCAGCAGACCGAAGATCCGGACCTCGTGTTGTCCGCGCCGTTCCCGATCTCACGTGCCTCGATGTGGCGCAAGGTCGTGCGCGACCTGAGCGGCCAGACCTTCTACAAGCAGCGCTTCGGCCATATCGCCGAAGGCATCCGGAGCCGCGCGCCGGGTGAATCGGTACTCAAGGTCTTCGGGAACGAACTCGCGAAGGACCGGCGTTTTTTGATCGGCAATGGCCTCGGCTTCCTCGCCTTTGCATTGGCGGGCTTCTGGTGGGCATGGTTGCTGATGTGGCTGCTGCCCATGGCCACCTGGCTGCCGCTCGTGAGCCGCGTGCGCAACATCGCCGAGCATGCGCTGGTGGCGCAGAACGAGGCCGACCCGCTGCGCCAAGCGCGCACCACGCATGCCGGCTGGCTCGAACGCACGCTGGTGGCGCCCTATTGGGTCAACTATCACTGCGAACACCACATGTTCACCAGCCTGCCCTGCTGGAGCTTGCCCAAGGCGCACCGGCTGCTGCGGCAACGTGGCGCCACCGCGCGCATGGAAGTGCAGCCCGGCTACCTGAGCCTGCTGAAGCGTGCGGCCTCGGTCCGGCCTGCCTAG
- a CDS encoding tripartite tricarboxylate transporter substrate-binding protein translates to MTPTLFTRRSLAAVAAATALVGAFAPVQAQQQQQQRVIHIVVPFGTGAVQDTVARSLNAELGAALNAGAIVENRAGAGGTVGAAAVAKSAADGNTLLLAAASHNIAGFLYSKLSYDPLKDFVGVANIGNAGYVLAVASGLNVSSTADFIKEVKANPGKYNYASAGNGSATHLAMASFLAKAGLEMTHIPTKSTGEAVNEVLAGRVQAVISSSIGVMGFQADPRMKLLASTGKARSPFLPSLPTVAESGLPGYAFDSWIGLLAPAGTPKAEVERLNAATNKVLADPVIQERFKRLGVEPRTQSAEDFQKLLRADWDAMGAVVKASGAKID, encoded by the coding sequence ATGACCCCGACCCTGTTCACCCGACGTTCGCTGGCTGCAGTTGCAGCCGCCACGGCGCTTGTTGGCGCCTTCGCACCTGTGCAGGCGCAGCAACAACAGCAGCAGCGCGTGATTCACATCGTTGTGCCGTTTGGCACCGGCGCGGTGCAAGACACGGTGGCCCGATCGCTCAACGCGGAGCTTGGCGCGGCGCTGAATGCCGGTGCCATCGTCGAGAACCGTGCGGGTGCGGGTGGCACGGTGGGCGCGGCGGCGGTGGCCAAGTCCGCGGCGGACGGCAACACACTGCTGCTCGCGGCGGCAAGCCACAACATCGCCGGCTTTTTGTACAGCAAGCTCTCGTACGACCCGCTGAAGGATTTCGTGGGAGTGGCCAACATCGGCAATGCGGGCTATGTGCTGGCGGTGGCAAGCGGGCTCAACGTGTCGAGTACGGCCGACTTCATCAAGGAGGTGAAGGCCAACCCGGGCAAGTACAACTACGCCTCGGCGGGCAACGGCAGTGCCACGCATCTGGCAATGGCATCGTTCCTTGCCAAGGCAGGATTGGAGATGACGCATATTCCAACCAAGTCCACGGGCGAAGCGGTGAACGAGGTGCTCGCGGGGCGGGTGCAAGCGGTTATTTCGTCGAGCATCGGCGTGATGGGTTTCCAGGCCGACCCGCGCATGAAGCTGCTCGCTTCCACAGGCAAGGCGCGCAGCCCTTTCCTGCCGAGCCTGCCGACGGTTGCGGAGAGCGGTCTGCCGGGCTATGCCTTCGATTCATGGATTGGCCTGCTCGCACCCGCCGGCACGCCCAAGGCAGAGGTCGAGCGCCTGAACGCGGCCACCAACAAGGTGCTGGCCGATCCGGTGATTCAGGAGCGCTTCAAGCGCTTGGGCGTGGAGCCGCGTACGCAGAGCGCGGAGGACTTCCAGAAGCTGTTGCGCGCCGATTGGGATGCAATGGGAGCGGTGGTGAAGGCTTCTGGGGCGAAGATCGACTAG
- a CDS encoding helix-turn-helix domain-containing protein, translating to MDYPLRFVDQLRPHLKALRKKRGLTQAQAGALVGVSQARIAEIEANPGAVSLEQLTKLLSTLGATFFLREETPSGGVQYAMEEPSKRYEPPQETAVNLPAGPWTTKTMGDGSVLVTLSPREASAPPLQSSEAGSAQVQPTAPGALLRQLEALNPGKDVKPTSRRSFVVRPKTGSW from the coding sequence ATGGACTATCCCCTTCGCTTTGTCGACCAGTTGCGGCCCCACCTGAAGGCGCTACGCAAAAAACGCGGCCTGACTCAGGCGCAAGCCGGTGCGCTCGTGGGTGTCAGCCAGGCACGAATAGCGGAGATCGAAGCGAATCCCGGGGCTGTCAGCCTCGAGCAACTGACAAAGCTCCTGTCGACCTTGGGCGCGACCTTTTTCCTGCGTGAGGAAACGCCTTCGGGCGGCGTCCAGTACGCGATGGAAGAGCCCTCGAAAAGGTATGAGCCGCCCCAGGAAACAGCCGTGAACCTTCCGGCGGGACCATGGACGACAAAGACGATGGGTGATGGCTCCGTGCTGGTCACGCTGTCTCCCAGGGAGGCCAGCGCTCCGCCGCTCCAATCGTCCGAGGCCGGCTCGGCTCAAGTTCAACCGACCGCGCCGGGCGCATTGCTCCGGCAGCTGGAAGCCCTCAATCCGGGCAAGGATGTCAAGCCGACATCGCGCCGCAGTTTCGTCGTCCGGCCGAAGACTGGCTCCTGGTGA
- a CDS encoding dihydrodipicolinate synthase family protein, whose product MTNPRWQGIFPAITTKFHADERIDAEGTARHIDFQIRNGIHGLVTCGSLGEASTLTLEEKLQVAQIALEAADGRIPVLANVSETSTREALRYVEGANKLGVAGFMVMPSVIYVADAREAMLNVRTIANAAQKPIMVYNNPVAYRVDLKPEHMVELADCEWIAAIKESTDNIRRITDLRNTVGDRYQLFLGVDDLAYEGLALGCDGLLAGVGCAFPRETVALYDLMKAGKFAEALKLYQWMTPMLHLDVSTKLVQNLKLIDALVGVGSEHMRRPRLPLVGEERAAVEAIVNKALATRPVQYQSVM is encoded by the coding sequence GTGACCAATCCCCGCTGGCAAGGCATCTTCCCCGCCATCACCACCAAGTTCCACGCCGACGAGCGCATCGACGCGGAGGGCACCGCGCGCCACATCGACTTCCAGATCCGCAACGGCATTCACGGCCTGGTCACCTGCGGCTCGCTGGGGGAGGCAAGCACGCTCACGTTGGAAGAAAAGCTGCAGGTGGCCCAGATCGCCCTGGAGGCGGCCGACGGGCGCATCCCGGTGCTGGCGAATGTGTCGGAAACCAGCACGCGCGAAGCGCTGCGCTATGTGGAAGGGGCCAACAAGCTGGGGGTGGCGGGCTTCATGGTGATGCCCTCGGTGATCTACGTGGCCGATGCGCGCGAGGCAATGCTGAATGTGCGCACCATCGCCAATGCGGCGCAAAAGCCGATCATGGTCTACAACAACCCGGTGGCCTACCGGGTGGACCTGAAGCCCGAGCACATGGTGGAGCTCGCGGACTGCGAGTGGATTGCGGCCATCAAGGAGAGCACGGACAACATCCGCCGCATCACGGACCTGCGCAACACGGTGGGCGATCGCTACCAGCTGTTCCTGGGGGTGGACGACCTGGCGTACGAGGGGCTGGCGCTGGGCTGCGATGGCCTGCTGGCGGGCGTGGGCTGCGCATTCCCGCGCGAGACGGTGGCGCTGTACGACCTGATGAAGGCGGGCAAGTTTGCCGAGGCGCTGAAGCTGTACCAGTGGATGACGCCGATGCTGCACCTGGATGTGTCGACCAAGCTGGTGCAGAACCTGAAGCTGATCGATGCGCTGGTGGGGGTGGGCAGCGAGCACATGCGCCGCCCGCGCCTGCCCCTGGTCGGCGAGGAGCGCGCGGCTGTGGAGGCGATCGTGAACAAGGCGCTGGCCACCAGGCCTGTGCAGTACCAGTCGGTTATGTAA
- a CDS encoding GntR family transcriptional regulator: MATPKTLPRPQPKRRAADLAYDAIETLLSTMQLEPGSQVVEADLAERTSLGRTPVREALMRMVSIGLIVQQPRRGLLVSTIDLADHLDVIQTRRVLELLIAACSARRATALQRKEIVRCAEVMVEAAHRGDLNDYMKADRALDLVNHQASHNDSAVKAVIPLIVQCRRFWYAYQHEGEIVEGANAHLELAQGIATGNEAAAVAGANRLMDYLEVFARKIIDK, translated from the coding sequence ATGGCCACCCCGAAGACCTTGCCCCGCCCCCAGCCCAAGCGACGGGCCGCCGACCTTGCCTACGACGCGATCGAGACGCTGCTTTCCACCATGCAGCTGGAGCCCGGCAGCCAAGTGGTCGAAGCCGACCTGGCCGAGCGCACCAGCCTTGGCCGCACGCCCGTGCGAGAGGCGCTGATGCGCATGGTGTCCATCGGTCTCATCGTGCAGCAGCCGCGCCGCGGCCTGCTGGTGTCCACCATCGACCTGGCCGACCACCTCGACGTGATCCAGACCCGGCGTGTGCTCGAACTGCTGATTGCGGCCTGCTCGGCACGCCGCGCCACGGCGTTGCAGCGCAAGGAGATCGTGCGCTGCGCCGAGGTGATGGTCGAGGCCGCCCATCGCGGCGATTTGAACGACTACATGAAGGCCGATCGCGCGCTCGACCTTGTCAATCACCAGGCGAGCCACAACGATTCGGCGGTGAAGGCGGTGATTCCGCTCATCGTCCAGTGCCGGCGCTTCTGGTACGCGTACCAGCATGAAGGCGAGATTGTCGAAGGCGCCAATGCGCACCTCGAACTGGCACAGGGCATTGCCACCGGCAACGAGGCCGCGGCTGTGGCAGGTGCCAACCGGCTCATGGACTACCTCGAGGTTTTCGCCCGGAAGATCATCGACAAGTAG
- a CDS encoding (2Fe-2S)-binding protein has product MTGETSLHIDGRLVRVKAGSSVAAALRVVGGTGAARTSVSGQPRAPFCGMGVCQECRVRIDGRRMLACQTVCAEGMQVETRA; this is encoded by the coding sequence ATGACCGGCGAGACCTCGCTGCACATCGATGGGCGCCTGGTCCGCGTAAAAGCGGGCAGCTCAGTGGCTGCGGCGCTGCGCGTCGTCGGCGGCACGGGCGCGGCGCGCACCTCCGTCTCGGGCCAGCCGCGCGCTCCGTTCTGCGGCATGGGCGTGTGCCAGGAGTGCCGTGTGCGGATCGACGGACGCCGCATGCTCGCCTGCCAGACAGTCTGCGCCGAAGGCATGCAGGTGGAGACCAGGGCATGA
- a CDS encoding NAD(P)/FAD-dependent oxidoreductase yields MDADVIVIGAGIVGAACAHALAQTGRRVLVLDARIGGATGAGMGHLVVMDDNPAELALSSHSTAQWRAMAPRMSEDCAYSACGTLWIAANEEEMAEAERKQQRLRAHGIECRLLNAAALAHAEPALRSGLAGALEVPGDGILYAPNAARWLLAQGGDSVRVEHAKVDEIEGDGTLRLVDGSRRTAPQIVLANGIEATTLCPELPIRPKKGHLLITDRYPGTVHHQLVELGYVTSAHHSDGDSVAFNVQPRPTGQLLIGSSRQFDTTDPIVEAPMLARMLQRTLEYLPGLAGLTAVRSWTGMRAATPDGLPLLGKHPWREKLWLAVGHEGLGVTTAPGSAHLLAALMNGAAPEFDAAPYAPRGLRSEKFA; encoded by the coding sequence ATGGACGCGGACGTCATCGTCATCGGGGCCGGCATCGTCGGTGCCGCTTGCGCGCACGCGCTGGCCCAAACCGGCCGCCGCGTGCTGGTGCTCGACGCGCGAATCGGCGGAGCCACCGGCGCCGGCATGGGGCACCTGGTGGTGATGGACGACAACCCGGCCGAGCTCGCGCTGAGCAGCCATTCGACGGCGCAATGGCGCGCGATGGCGCCGCGCATGAGCGAAGACTGCGCATACAGCGCTTGCGGCACCCTGTGGATTGCCGCGAATGAAGAAGAAATGGCGGAGGCTGAACGCAAGCAGCAGAGGCTGCGCGCGCACGGCATCGAATGCCGGTTGCTCAATGCCGCCGCGTTGGCGCACGCCGAGCCTGCCTTGCGCAGCGGTCTTGCAGGTGCACTGGAAGTGCCTGGCGACGGCATTCTCTATGCGCCCAATGCGGCCCGCTGGCTGCTCGCGCAGGGCGGAGATTCGGTCCGCGTCGAACATGCGAAGGTCGATGAGATTGAAGGCGATGGCACGCTGCGGCTCGTTGACGGCAGCCGCCGCACCGCGCCGCAGATCGTGCTCGCCAACGGCATCGAGGCCACCACGCTGTGCCCTGAGCTGCCTATCCGCCCCAAGAAGGGCCACCTGCTGATTACCGACCGCTATCCGGGCACCGTGCATCACCAACTCGTCGAGCTCGGCTATGTCACCAGCGCGCACCACAGCGACGGCGACTCGGTCGCCTTCAACGTGCAGCCGCGGCCGACGGGGCAACTGCTGATCGGTTCCTCGCGCCAGTTCGACACCACCGATCCGATCGTCGAGGCGCCGATGCTCGCGCGCATGCTGCAACGCACGCTCGAGTACCTGCCGGGCCTTGCAGGCCTCACCGCCGTGCGCTCGTGGACCGGCATGCGCGCCGCCACGCCCGACGGGCTGCCGCTGCTCGGCAAGCATCCGTGGCGAGAGAAGCTCTGGCTCGCGGTCGGCCACGAAGGCCTGGGCGTGACGACTGCGCCGGGCAGCGCGCATCTGCTCGCGGCGCTCATGAACGGCGCCGCCCCTGAATTCGACGCGGCGCCTTACGCGCCGCGCGGTCTTCGCTCGGAGAAATTCGCATGA
- a CDS encoding 4-hydroxyproline epimerase, with product MQRIQIVDSHTGGEPTRLVIGGFPDLGGGSMAERRALLAERHDKWRAATVLEPRGSDVVVGALLCEPVSKDAAAGVIFFNNAGYLGMCGHGTIGLVASLAHMGRIGVGEHRIETPVGTVTTTLHADGSVSVRNVPAYRHLHQVAVELPEHGTVRGDVAWGGNWFFLVSDHGQRVASDNLAALTGYTEALRKALAAQGITGAEGAEIDHIELFADDDGGADSRNFVLCPGNAYDRSPCGTGTSAKIACLAADGKLAPGEVWTQASVIGSRFEASYTVEDGKVIPTLRGRAYISAEATLLIDDNDPFGWGIRL from the coding sequence ATGCAGCGCATCCAGATCGTCGATTCGCACACGGGCGGCGAGCCCACGCGCCTGGTCATCGGCGGGTTCCCAGACCTGGGCGGCGGCAGCATGGCCGAGCGCCGCGCGCTGCTGGCCGAGCGGCACGACAAGTGGCGCGCCGCCACCGTGCTCGAGCCGCGCGGCAGCGACGTGGTGGTAGGCGCGCTGCTGTGCGAGCCGGTATCCAAGGATGCCGCGGCGGGCGTGATCTTCTTCAACAACGCCGGCTACCTCGGCATGTGCGGCCACGGCACCATCGGGCTGGTGGCAAGCCTCGCGCATATGGGGCGCATCGGCGTGGGCGAGCATCGCATCGAAACGCCCGTGGGCACCGTCACGACCACGCTGCATGCGGATGGTTCGGTGAGTGTGCGCAACGTGCCCGCCTACCGGCATCTTCACCAGGTGGCTGTCGAACTGCCGGAGCATGGCACCGTGCGCGGCGATGTGGCTTGGGGCGGCAACTGGTTCTTCCTGGTAAGCGACCACGGCCAGCGCGTGGCCAGCGACAACCTCGCTGCGCTGACCGGCTACACCGAGGCACTTCGCAAGGCACTCGCTGCGCAGGGCATCACGGGGGCAGAAGGCGCGGAGATCGACCACATCGAACTCTTTGCCGATGACGACGGCGGCGCAGACAGCCGCAATTTCGTGCTCTGCCCCGGCAACGCCTACGACCGTTCGCCATGCGGCACCGGCACCAGCGCCAAGATCGCCTGCCTTGCGGCCGACGGCAAGCTCGCGCCGGGCGAGGTGTGGACGCAGGCCAGCGTGATCGGCAGCCGCTTCGAAGCCAGCTACACGGTGGAAGACGGCAAGGTCATCCCAACCCTGCGCGGCCGGGCGTACATCAGCGCCGAAGCCACATTGCTGATCGACGACAACGATCCTTTCGGGTGGGGCATCCGGCTCTGA
- a CDS encoding branched-chain amino acid ABC transporter substrate-binding protein: MKTKVGMVPFIGLVGLAALTIAGQASAQEQVVKIGHSGPLSGPNAFAGKDNENGVRLAIEELNAKKITVGGKTLKFELVSEDDQCDAKTGVSVAQKLVDDGVKYVMGPYCSGVAIPASRIYADGGTMVSTVGTNPKVTQGGYKNLYRIIASDNQIGSSMAVYAAKVLKVTKVGVIDDRTAFGQGLAEEFTKEAKKQGLTIVGQEFTTDKAVDFTAILTNMKAKAPEAIFFGGYAPQAAPMARQMKQLAVPGKLLGGDTVCSPATGKLGGDAVNDLVFCAQGGSILEKAQSGPAFKAKFKKRFNVDADAYAASYYDQVMFIGESMQKANSVDPDKVGAELYKTTYKGVAATYSYDDKGNMKQAPVTVFTFKNTAPVALASY; the protein is encoded by the coding sequence ATGAAGACAAAAGTAGGCATGGTTCCATTCATCGGCCTCGTGGGCCTCGCTGCCCTCACCATCGCAGGCCAAGCCAGCGCCCAAGAGCAGGTCGTGAAGATCGGCCACAGCGGCCCGCTCTCGGGTCCCAATGCATTCGCGGGCAAGGACAATGAGAACGGCGTGCGCCTCGCCATCGAGGAACTCAACGCGAAGAAGATCACTGTCGGCGGCAAGACGCTGAAGTTCGAACTGGTGTCCGAAGACGACCAGTGCGACGCCAAGACCGGCGTGAGCGTTGCGCAAAAGCTCGTGGACGACGGCGTCAAGTACGTCATGGGGCCGTACTGCTCGGGCGTGGCCATTCCCGCTTCACGCATCTACGCCGACGGCGGCACCATGGTTTCCACCGTGGGCACCAACCCGAAGGTCACGCAGGGCGGCTACAAGAACCTTTATCGAATCATCGCGAGCGACAACCAGATCGGCTCCAGCATGGCCGTGTATGCGGCCAAGGTGCTCAAGGTTACCAAGGTGGGTGTCATCGACGATCGCACCGCCTTCGGCCAGGGCCTTGCGGAAGAGTTCACCAAAGAGGCGAAGAAGCAGGGGCTCACCATCGTCGGCCAGGAGTTCACCACCGACAAGGCCGTGGACTTCACCGCCATCCTCACCAACATGAAGGCCAAGGCGCCTGAAGCCATCTTCTTCGGCGGCTATGCGCCGCAGGCGGCGCCCATGGCGCGCCAGATGAAGCAGCTGGCCGTGCCCGGCAAGCTGCTGGGTGGCGACACGGTGTGCAGCCCGGCCACCGGCAAGCTCGGCGGAGATGCGGTCAACGACCTGGTGTTCTGCGCGCAAGGCGGCTCCATTCTCGAAAAGGCGCAGAGCGGCCCGGCGTTCAAGGCCAAGTTCAAGAAGCGCTTCAATGTCGACGCGGACGCCTATGCGGCCTCGTACTACGACCAGGTGATGTTCATCGGCGAATCGATGCAAAAGGCCAACTCCGTCGATCCCGACAAGGTGGGCGCCGAGCTCTACAAGACCACCTACAAGGGCGTGGCCGCAACCTACAGCTATGACGACAAGGGCAACATGAAGCAGGCACCGGTCACGGTGTTCACCTTCAAGAACACGGCGCCCGTTGCGCTTGCCAGCTACTGA
- a CDS encoding type II toxin-antitoxin system HipA family toxin produces MQALNAWMNGELVGTWLVDRDSHTFRYHPKWLESPRQRSLSLSIPINSTLEVRGDAVRNYFDNLLPDNIAVRMRLGHRFKLKDIGTFDLLEAIGRDCVGAVQLLPAGAEPEGWKAMNCEPLGNKEVAELLRSVPSDATPESMRDEDLFRISLAGAQEKTALTRWNGAWCRPHGATPTTHIIKLPLGLIGGSRRVDASDSVQNEWLCAQIVEALGLPVAPTSIAAFEGQTVLVVERFDREWKDGGTWIARLPQEDFCQAMGLPSTRKYEQDEGPGMPNCLQLLQGSRSADDRARFLLTQLAFFLLAATDGHAKNFSVRLYQGDVYDMTPLYDIISMWPYFGNGPNQFQPRKAGLAMAVRSKNKHYVFHTIQARHWHQLAMKNGGIDVWNAMLGMVESLDEALGEVEALLPADFPARTWEAISRGMRSEAERFRSGLADIGSAGAPRAE; encoded by the coding sequence ATGCAGGCGCTGAATGCGTGGATGAACGGGGAGCTGGTCGGCACCTGGCTTGTCGATCGGGATTCCCACACTTTCCGGTATCACCCGAAGTGGCTTGAGTCACCGCGGCAGCGGTCGCTGTCGCTGTCAATTCCGATCAACAGCACGCTCGAAGTCCGGGGCGACGCGGTCAGGAACTACTTCGACAATCTGCTGCCGGACAACATCGCGGTACGGATGCGCCTGGGTCATCGCTTCAAGCTCAAGGACATCGGTACCTTCGACTTGCTCGAAGCCATTGGCCGCGACTGTGTCGGCGCCGTGCAGCTGCTGCCCGCAGGTGCCGAGCCCGAGGGCTGGAAGGCCATGAACTGCGAGCCCCTTGGCAATAAAGAGGTCGCCGAGCTGCTGCGGTCCGTTCCGTCCGATGCCACGCCCGAAAGCATGCGCGACGAAGATCTGTTTCGCATCTCTCTTGCCGGCGCCCAGGAGAAGACCGCCCTCACCCGCTGGAACGGCGCATGGTGCCGCCCGCACGGCGCCACGCCCACCACGCACATCATCAAGCTGCCGCTCGGGCTCATCGGCGGTTCACGGCGCGTGGACGCATCCGACTCGGTGCAGAACGAATGGCTTTGCGCGCAGATCGTCGAAGCGCTCGGCTTGCCTGTGGCGCCTACATCCATCGCGGCCTTCGAGGGGCAGACGGTTCTGGTGGTGGAGCGCTTCGATCGCGAGTGGAAGGATGGCGGCACATGGATCGCGCGCCTGCCGCAAGAAGACTTTTGCCAGGCCATGGGGTTGCCTTCGACCAGGAAGTACGAGCAAGACGAAGGCCCCGGCATGCCCAACTGCCTGCAACTCCTGCAAGGAAGCCGGAGTGCCGACGACCGCGCCCGGTTTCTCCTGACCCAGCTGGCCTTCTTTCTGCTGGCCGCAACAGACGGCCACGCCAAGAACTTTTCAGTCCGCCTGTACCAGGGCGACGTCTATGACATGACGCCGCTCTACGACATCATTTCGATGTGGCCTTATTTCGGCAACGGGCCCAACCAGTTCCAGCCGCGCAAGGCCGGCCTGGCGATGGCGGTTCGTTCCAAGAACAAGCACTACGTTTTCCACACCATCCAGGCGCGCCATTGGCACCAGTTGGCAATGAAGAATGGCGGCATCGACGTATGGAACGCCATGCTCGGCATGGTGGAGTCGCTGGATGAGGCGTTGGGAGAAGTAGAGGCTCTGCTGCCGGCCGATTTCCCTGCGCGGACCTGGGAAGCCATTTCGCGCGGCATGCGAAGCGAAGCCGAGCGCTTTCGCTCGGGTCTTGCCGACATCGGCAGCGCCGGCGCCCCTCGCGCCGAATAG